In Epilithonimonas zeae, a single window of DNA contains:
- a CDS encoding TetR/AcrR family transcriptional regulator, translated as MRKKFTDKQTKILDVAEELIAKKGFEGTSVRDICTKAGINVAMISYYFGSKEKMMSYLYQYRVQRTKESFSEFAQTIKEGKPEMQMKEIVNYVISLLFKYSYFHGFVTQEMRSLDNVKDDLLEFYQTCVGRLDEIIKRGIVSGVFHNAPKSEDILTMIIGSTLFVIRNKNFYEIYVPANNDTQYMKEAEQKLKNSTLLSVFALLDYDAD; from the coding sequence ATGAGGAAAAAATTTACTGATAAACAAACAAAAATTCTGGATGTTGCAGAGGAACTGATTGCTAAAAAAGGTTTTGAAGGCACGTCTGTACGGGATATTTGTACCAAAGCGGGAATCAATGTTGCAATGATTTCTTACTATTTTGGTTCCAAAGAAAAGATGATGTCTTATCTTTATCAGTATCGTGTGCAAAGGACAAAGGAAAGTTTTTCTGAGTTTGCGCAGACTATAAAAGAAGGAAAACCGGAGATGCAGATGAAGGAAATCGTGAATTATGTGATTTCTTTGTTATTCAAATACAGTTATTTTCACGGTTTTGTAACTCAGGAGATGCGTTCTCTGGACAATGTGAAAGATGATCTTTTGGAGTTTTACCAGACTTGTGTTGGCAGATTGGACGAGATTATCAAAAGAGGAATAGTTTCCGGTGTTTTTCACAATGCACCAAAATCTGAGGATATCCTGACGATGATTATTGGTTCAACTTTGTTTGTAATTAGAAACAAGAACTTTTACGAAATCTATGTTCCTGCAAACAACGATACACAATATATGAAAGAAGCTGAACAGAAACTGAAAAACAGTACGTTGTTAAGCGTTTTTGCTTTGTTGGATTACGACGCGGATTAG
- a CDS encoding TatD family hydrolase encodes MDFLDFHHHKQNKTGIYNLNLSEVIPQGNFSAGLHPKDISENWKSDFDKIKEISLSKNCLAIGECGLDGLINIDENLQNEIFQNHISWAEEIKKPIIIHCVRRFSQILHYKKAKVPLVIHGFNKKENIGKELLEAGFYLSFGKAGLDNLSLQKLIKDFPVQKMFLETDDADFDIAELYEKVSEIKSISLENLKTQIWENLENVVNYG; translated from the coding sequence ATGGATTTTTTGGATTTTCATCATCATAAACAAAATAAAACCGGGATTTATAACCTGAATCTTAGTGAGGTGATTCCACAAGGTAATTTCTCGGCTGGTTTACATCCAAAAGATATTTCAGAAAACTGGAAATCAGATTTCGACAAAATCAAAGAAATTTCTTTATCAAAAAACTGTCTTGCCATCGGCGAATGTGGTTTGGATGGATTAATTAACATCGATGAAAATCTTCAAAACGAAATATTTCAAAATCATATTTCTTGGGCAGAAGAGATCAAGAAACCAATTATCATCCATTGTGTCCGTAGATTTTCGCAAATTTTACATTATAAAAAAGCTAAAGTTCCTTTGGTAATTCACGGTTTCAATAAGAAAGAAAATATTGGAAAAGAACTTCTGGAGGCAGGGTTTTATCTCAGTTTTGGAAAAGCAGGGTTAGATAACTTATCTTTGCAAAAATTGATTAAAGATTTTCCCGTCCAAAAGATGTTTTTGGAGACCGATGATGCAGATTTTGACATTGCAGAATTGTATGAAAAAGTTTCAGAAATCAAATCCATTTCTTTGGAAAACCTGAAAACCCAAATATGGGAGAATCTTGAAAATGTTGTTAATTATGGATAA
- a CDS encoding serine hydrolase domain-containing protein: MKKIINVVLVIIASVIVLIYITGYNYLFRGIQLTYLRGKNGPTIDDGKDFPSKTISRGNPKPWPIDISYNKQPLSPALEKHLADTKSVSFLVIQHGKLLQEHYWDGYNKNTLSNSFSMANAITVLLMGKAIDDGRIERINQPFSDFYKEFSNDKFGKNLTLENLASMQAGLDWENDYKNPFSKNAATYYGFSISDVVFKTKFKHNPGEKFEYQSAAPQLLGFAVGRAIQMPLSMYASAKLWKPLGMEHNAEWSVDGLGIEKSFCCVHSTARDFAKIGSLLLNRGKFEDIPWVNENFVDKMTTPAEDTNGVYGMGIWINNDSKIHHYYMHGIHGQYVIMIPEYDMIIVRLGNEQAPEKDSKNRPKEVEFYINEALKFATKN; encoded by the coding sequence ATGAAAAAAATTATCAATGTTGTTCTGGTAATCATTGCTTCTGTTATTGTCCTCATTTACATTACGGGATACAATTATCTTTTCCGGGGGATACAATTAACATATCTGCGAGGTAAAAACGGACCAACCATTGATGATGGAAAAGATTTCCCTTCAAAAACAATTTCCAGAGGAAATCCAAAACCTTGGCCTATTGATATCAGTTATAACAAACAACCTTTATCTCCAGCTTTGGAAAAACATTTAGCGGATACAAAGTCTGTTTCCTTTTTAGTAATTCAGCACGGAAAACTTTTGCAAGAACATTATTGGGATGGCTATAACAAAAATACACTCAGTAATTCTTTTTCTATGGCCAATGCAATTACTGTTTTATTAATGGGAAAAGCTATAGATGATGGTAGGATAGAAAGAATTAATCAGCCTTTTTCAGATTTTTATAAAGAATTTTCAAATGATAAGTTTGGAAAAAATTTGACTTTAGAAAATCTCGCCTCAATGCAAGCCGGACTCGATTGGGAAAACGATTATAAGAATCCTTTTTCCAAAAATGCAGCTACTTATTATGGCTTTTCCATTTCGGATGTTGTTTTCAAAACTAAGTTTAAACATAACCCGGGTGAAAAGTTTGAATATCAATCTGCCGCACCACAACTATTAGGTTTTGCGGTAGGCAGAGCCATTCAGATGCCATTATCGATGTATGCTTCAGCCAAGCTTTGGAAACCTCTCGGGATGGAACACAATGCAGAATGGTCGGTTGATGGTCTTGGTATAGAAAAATCGTTTTGCTGCGTCCATTCTACCGCCAGAGATTTTGCTAAAATTGGATCGTTACTTTTAAACAGGGGAAAGTTCGAAGACATTCCTTGGGTTAATGAAAATTTTGTTGATAAAATGACAACACCTGCAGAAGATACCAATGGTGTTTACGGAATGGGAATCTGGATTAATAACGATTCCAAAATTCATCATTATTATATGCACGGAATACACGGTCAATACGTCATTATGATTCCGGAATATGATATGATTATCGTAAGATTAGGCAACGAACAGGCGCCAGAAAAAGATTCTAAAAATAGACCAAAAGAAGTAGAATTTTACATCAACGAAGCTTTAAAATTTGCAACAAAAAACTAA
- a CDS encoding DUF4126 domain-containing protein produces MEHILPYLLSAFIGIGLAAASGFRVFLPLFAVSLSSYLGWIPMSDNFEWLSGLPTLITTGVATIIEILAYYIPVVDNFLDTLSIPLATIAGSVLFASQFMELGTFPQWALALIAGGGTAATIASGFAGTRAASTATTAGIGNNVVATTETAGAGLMSLLSIFLPVIAFIIAIVLIILVLFFGRKLWRKMKTQNSGIF; encoded by the coding sequence ATGGAACATATTTTACCTTACCTTCTGAGTGCTTTCATAGGAATTGGATTAGCTGCGGCTTCTGGCTTTAGAGTCTTTCTACCTCTCTTTGCGGTTAGTCTTTCATCTTATCTTGGATGGATTCCTATGAGTGACAATTTCGAATGGCTTTCTGGATTACCAACCCTCATCACAACCGGAGTTGCAACAATTATTGAGATTCTGGCTTATTATATTCCTGTTGTTGATAATTTTCTGGATACGCTTTCTATTCCGTTGGCAACTATTGCGGGGTCAGTTCTTTTTGCCAGCCAGTTTATGGAATTAGGAACATTTCCTCAATGGGCTTTAGCTCTAATTGCTGGAGGCGGAACTGCTGCTACTATTGCTTCAGGATTTGCCGGAACACGAGCAGCATCTACAGCTACGACTGCAGGGATAGGCAATAATGTAGTTGCAACTACTGAAACTGCAGGAGCAGGATTAATGTCTTTACTTTCTATATTTCTTCCCGTTATTGCTTTTATAATTGCAATCGTTCTGATTATTCTTGTCTTATTTTTTGGACGGAAGCTTTGGAGGAAGATGAAGACGCAGAATTCTGGGATATTTTAA
- a CDS encoding tRNA threonylcarbamoyladenosine dehydratase, whose protein sequence is MDKFWLERTELLIKDEGIEKLQNAKVLVVGLGGVGSFAAEFLARAGIGKMIIADGDVVDITNINRQLPALHSTVGQHKVELVGNRLMDINPNLELTKINEFLEPERMEELIKSEKFDYVLDCIDSLTPKLALMITCRRNKVKLVSSMGAGGKTDPSKVMVRDLHKTRDCLLARQVRKRLKKEKINKGFRCVFSTEVQDENSLKMTDGSNFKRSFYGTISFIPALFGLYAAAEVINHLTGRQ, encoded by the coding sequence ATGGATAAATTTTGGTTAGAACGCACCGAATTACTGATAAAAGATGAGGGAATTGAAAAACTGCAAAATGCTAAAGTTTTAGTGGTTGGATTAGGCGGTGTAGGTTCTTTTGCAGCAGAATTTTTGGCAAGAGCAGGAATCGGAAAAATGATTATTGCTGATGGCGATGTTGTTGACATAACCAATATTAACAGACAACTTCCTGCACTTCATTCAACTGTTGGTCAACATAAAGTAGAGTTGGTTGGAAACCGCTTAATGGACATCAATCCCAATCTGGAGCTTACAAAAATCAATGAGTTTTTGGAGCCGGAAAGAATGGAAGAATTAATCAAATCAGAAAAATTCGATTACGTTTTGGACTGCATCGATTCTTTGACCCCGAAATTGGCATTAATGATCACTTGCCGCAGAAACAAGGTCAAATTAGTTTCATCTATGGGAGCTGGAGGAAAAACCGATCCAAGCAAAGTAATGGTTCGTGACCTGCATAAAACAAGAGATTGTCTATTGGCAAGACAAGTGAGAAAACGTTTGAAAAAAGAGAAAATCAACAAAGGTTTCCGCTGTGTTTTCTCGACAGAAGTGCAAGATGAAAACAGCCTGAAGATGACAGATGGAAGTAACTTTAAGAGATCTTTCTACGGAACAATCAGTTTTATTCCTGCACTTTTCGGATTATATGCCGCTGCTGAAGTTATCAATCATTTAACCGGAAGACAATAG
- the rnpA gene encoding ribonuclease P protein component, with translation MDKKSYPSHEKLKKKYEIDLLFAKGKWLSVDNIRIIHLKSSDKLLIDNHKIGVSVSKKFFKRAVDRNRIKRLLRESYRLNKSIYINAFGDQSIAMLFWASKELPESFSVVENQFLALCKKRTG, from the coding sequence TTGGACAAAAAAAGCTACCCTTCTCACGAAAAACTGAAAAAAAAGTACGAGATAGATTTGCTTTTTGCTAAAGGGAAGTGGCTTTCTGTAGATAATATTAGAATTATCCATTTGAAATCTTCGGATAAACTTTTGATAGACAATCATAAAATTGGCGTTTCTGTTTCAAAGAAATTTTTCAAAAGAGCCGTGGACAGAAATCGCATAAAACGTTTGTTAAGAGAATCTTACCGCCTCAACAAATCTATTTACATCAATGCTTTTGGAGACCAATCTATTGCAATGCTTTTTTGGGCTTCTAAGGAATTGCCCGAAAGCTTTTCTGTAGTTGAAAACCAGTTTTTAGCTCTTTGCAAAAAAAGAACTGGATAA